Below is a genomic region from Desulfuromonas sp..
ATCCAGGAGGACGTCGACGCGGTGAGTCTTTCGATTCTTTCGGGGGCTCACAACACGCTTTTTCCCAAGATCATCGACCTGCTTCGGGAGAAGGATGCCGGGGACATTCCCGTCTTCGGCGGAGGGATCATTCCCGAGGACGACATTCCCGGGCTCAAGGCCGCCGGCGCCCGGGAGATTTTCACTCCTGGAACCAGCACCGAGACGGTCAACGACTGGGTTCGGGATAACATCCACCCCCGGGCTTGATCTGCTTTTGAGCCGAACGCGTCCTCGCTACCCATGAGCCCTCCCCGGAGGGCTCACCCTTTTGCAGAGGCAGCGTCCGCCGC
It encodes:
- a CDS encoding cobalamin B12-binding domain-containing protein; the protein is MSERKLRILVAKPGLDGHDRGAKIIARSFRDAGFEVIYTGLRQTPEQIVNTAIQEDVDAVSLSILSGAHNTLFPKIIDLLREKDAGDIPVFGGGIIPEDDIPGLKAAGAREIFTPGTSTETVNDWVRDNIHPRA